The Bubalus kerabau isolate K-KA32 ecotype Philippines breed swamp buffalo chromosome 12, PCC_UOA_SB_1v2, whole genome shotgun sequence region AAAATCAGAATCCTGGGTTCCACTCTGAGTCTCCTGAATGAGAATCTCTGGTTTCTGGATCTCAGAAATCAAGTTCTGTTGATCACTctttatgtacacacacacacacacacacacacatatatatatacacacacacttaatttatatatatatatatattttatatatacacacttaatttatatatatatatattttatatatatatacacttattttTGACTCTgtcaggtcttcgttgctgctcaggcttttctctagttgcagcgatcgggggcttctctctagttgcagctcgtgggcttatcattgctgtggcttctcttttgtggagcatgggctccaggcgtGAAAGTTTGGGTAATTGTGGCGTGCTGGCTTAGTTGTTCGGCAGCATGTGGGAGCTTCacggaccagagatcaaacccgtgttctgTGCAGGCCGGGCGGAATCTATACCCCTGGCCTGCCAAGGAAGCCCTGTTGATCATTCTTAAGCACACTGGAGTTTGGGAAATAAAGCTCTGCATCCCAGGGAGGGTTCAGGGCTGGACCTCCCTCCCTGGCTGAATTTCTTGACGGATGAGTGTCCCCCTTCTTTCAGTGAAGTCTTTCTCTGGCACTCAGCAACCTTATTGTGCATCTTTAGCGTATTTTGAGGGCAATGGAAAGTATTTGGGACACCACAGGGTGCAGAACTGTTCCAAGAGAGGCCATGGCCTGACAACTAACTTGGTTCATGAATATTCATGCTGGTCCTGTGGTCAGTTTTGATCACTCAGCTCAATTCAAGGCGCTCTCTATAAGCCTCTGTGAGAGCAGGAAGCAGGTTCTGGGAAGAAGGACATAAGGAAGAAGATGGAGGTTAAGATGAATTGACAGGCAATAGGATTAAAATTCTTGCTCAATCCTGATCTTGCGAGTAACTAACAGTGGCCtgaaattaaagaattaaacCATGAAGGCTCCCTTGACAACTGATCTGATAGGCCCAGAAGTAAATTTCAGGGACCCTGCTGTCAGAGGCAGGGAAGAGCTCAGACAAGGGGTGCTGGGAGGAAGGGGGTGGGCAGTGATGGCCATCgggcaaggctgtggtccctcTTCTCAAGGCAGCACCAGAGGCTGAAATAGTCCTGGGGGCACATTAGTTGTCAGGGCTTTTATTCACCTTCAGAAATACTTTCCTCCTTGCATCCAACTATGACTTTGAAATGGAGGCAGAAAAATGAAACGGGGAGAAAGATAATGAAACATAGGTCAAATGTGGCAGCTGGTGAGTTTCTGATAATTGCACTTTCCCGTATAGCATTTCATTTCCATTCCCTGAAGTCGCACAGAACCCTGTGGGGAGGAAAAAACTCCAGcaacaaacaataacaacaagcaACTCTGAAGGGTTCAAGGCAACAATATCAAATGCAatttaatgacatttttcatGGGAGACAGGGTAGAGATAAAGTGATATTCTAAGCCTGCTTCTTCTAACATCATAAGAAAGCCTAGAAAATAACATAAACATCAATTTAGGTCAAGTAAAATGATCCTtgatttcctttctgtctctctcatctcAGTACCCCAAAAAGAGGTTAAAAAGGGGAGAGGAATATTTATAGTATAGTATTctatatactatactatattaGAAAAGGCAAACTCTAAGCCTTGTAGGTAACCTATGTAGTAAtctgatttgggggaaaaaatagatgCTTATCTACAACAGATTGTTTGGATCTTGTAACAGTGAAGTTTTTCTTGGCTGGCTGTTCTCCAGGTTAACACAGTAGAGAGCTCAGCAATTCTTAAGGAAATCTTCAGAACAAATCATCTGAAGGTCTAGCAATCTACTGGGAAACTCTGCTCTTGATGCTGTTTGTAGCTGAACTTTAATCAAAGCATAATTCTTTGATGTCGCAACCATGATCCCTTCCCCTTCCACCAGCAACTGCATCCAAGTGGAAGCTTCAACAAGCCTCACTTCTTTCCCTTACACTGAAGCCACTGGGATCAGAGTCACTGATTCACTATTGGCTTTGGAGATTCTGCCTCTTACCGGGTACTTAGCCTGGAGATTCACTGTGACTTTTATCCTAGTGGAAACCAGGCCTTAATGTGAAAAGCGTGCTGGCCTGGGTGGACTGTAAATGGTGAACGGGGTCCTTGTTGGGTTGCAGTGAAGTAGCCAGATTAAGCTAGATTAGCGCTCGGCTCCATTCTTCATGTAACATCCCCTGACCTGTTCCCTCTCAGTCCCTCAGCTTCGTGGATGAGGGTCCTGTTTTTGCATTCACACATGTTATGCCATGTTATAGTCACTGCCCACTGTTGGATATTTCCAGTCTCTTGTTGCAAAGTGAAATATTTCTTTAGGCTTTGGTCTACATGTGGAGTAAGAAAGATGACCAATGAGAACAAGTAACGAGAGACTGTACTTTTGTAGAGTTTGGTCTTCTCTTTTGGGCTGGGATTGCCAACAGGCTGATTTTGTGAGGCATAATTTTTCCATGAAAGTCATCAGATAGAACTTTCCACACTAACTACAATAGGGAAGGATCTAGAATCGGGAAAAGAATGCCCTGGAAGCTGCTTTAAAGCCTCAGACTCCCTTCTCCAAAACAATTTGCGCCTTCCCAATAATTTGCTATTTGGCTGGCTTAGCTGTCATTTCTGTCCTGTCACTGTGGCCACTGGGATCTTATTTCTCCTTCCAAAATCCCCTTTCCCCATCCTGATGTATGCATCAGAACTGTCCATGCAGTGATaatgctggtaaatgtttaatgaTTAGTTCTTCAAGTGGGAAACACCTTGGCTTATCGCACTGCCAATTTCCataatttccatggtgtaaatgcTGCCACCAAGGCCAGGTTCAAGCTGTTCCTGTGAGATCACCAAACATGGGGATGGTAGCACAGCATTATATAGAATGTTCACCAGACGTGTGTGATCAAGGTAAACAATCTCAAGAGCATGGAAAATAAGAGTAGTGAAATAATTAGGAAGTGAAGAGTTTTGAGTATTTATTACTCTTGTTTTAATAGAACTTAAttgtaaatttatataatttaatttttaatcatgGCTATGCTTAACAGTTTGTAAAATTCCTAAAAAATTTAACAACTGTTACACAAGCCAGCTCTAACATACCACTCTGTCTTGGTCTGGGAAAAGATGGAGTAAAGGGAGAGATGAAAGGGTGTATTTAATACTAAAGAACTAAAAGGCCTCCATGCCATTCAGACTTTATGCCTGGCCCTTCTGAGCCGTGGGTccataaattcctagaaatgacaTAGTTGGTATTGGTCCGAAGCCGGGACTTTGGAGCAAGACACACTGAATTCCAGTCCCCGCTGTACCATttgctagctctgtgaccttaaaCAGTGTCTAACCCCTCTTTGCTTAGGTTTCTCATGGGTGAAATAATAGTACCTGCTTTATAAGGTTGTGCgtgtctgtgctaagtcgcttcagtcatgtctgaccctttgcgaccctacggactgtagcatgctaggctcctttgtccatgggattctccagacaagaatactggagtgggctgccatttccttctccaggggatcttcctgacccagggattaaactggcatctcttacatcttctgcattggcaggtggattctttaccatagtgccacctgggaagccctcatacaGTTGTAATGGAGATTAAATAAGGCAATATGCTCAAAGTACTTAGCCCACTAAGTTACATAATAAACCCTCAGTAAGTGGTAGCCATGAGTACCATTGTGATTAACCTGATCAATTTCTAAAAGGTCCATAGTCTCCACAGGTGGTGATGGGATCTACCCTAGATGCAAGTTCATGCAGAGAAGGATAATTAAGGCAATCTTCTTCCTTGCATGGTCTGATTCCATTGTACATGGACCATTTATGTAAACTCAGCCTCTAGGCTGGGATGTCCTTCTCACCACACTTCCTGCTTGAAGATCACATGCTGGTAACTCATTTCTTGCTGTGAAGGGCTGCTGTCTTCCTAGGCctactttaaaatgcaaataaaactggTCCCCCACATCTGTGGGTTCTGACTTGATTGTACTGAGCCATTTTATATGAGGTACTTGAGCATCCATTGATTTTGATATCTGGAGGTTGGTGGCGGGTGGGGGGCTTATCCTGACACAGACCCCTGAAGATATAGAGGGCTGCCTGTACTGTTTAGAAAGTGGGTAATAAGTTTGCACCTAGGTGCGCAAGTGGCAGTCAGATCCCAGGGCTCTACATTGAGCTGACTCCTGGGAATCTAAAAACGACGAGCCTGAAGTGGGTGATGGGATACAGAGTAGGGCCGAGGCCACTGAGGACCCCACTCTTTGGTTCCCCATCCCTGCCATGTCCCTCCCCACACTTCCAGGTCGACCAGTTTTTTGAGCTGAGATGCCTCTAAAATCAAAGCCACTTCACACTCTGTGTCCCTGCTCCCCCAGGTCCTGGAACCAAGACCCAGTGGACCCTGGGGCCCACAGTCCACAGATGTGGTGGGAATCCCTGTTTTTAGTTTGCtcctttttcttccattcttaACGCATGGCTATCGAGACAAAGGCCTTCTTGGGACCATCGTAGATGGGTGACAATAACATATCTCTACCCTGTAGTCTAAACCATTTCTGGGAACCAAAAATATCAGTTCCTGTCTGGGCTCACTTATTCATAATATGGTCTTGTGTGCACTAATAATAACCTAACGTTATTCTCAGTTTGGCTCACGTAACTTGGCACTACAGGAAGGCAGAGATGATGTCTGCAGGAGCCCTAAGGCCCTGTGGACAGTAATTAGACTCTTGCTGAGGTTTGGTTTGTTTATCTTGGGCACCTGTGATGCTACATAAATGTTTCAAAGTGGTGGAGGACCAGGAACCAGGGAAGGAATGCAGCTTCCGGAGGCAACAGACTTACAGTCAAGTGGGGAGGGTCTTAGGTTCTGGGGAAGGGCCTGGGGGTAAAGGAAGGAGCCCGTCTCTCCCCACATGAGCCAACCGGTCTTGGCTTGTTCTGTTCTTGGCGGGAGATGCTGGCGCCTTGTAGGATGCTGTGACGGTGCTGAGAGAAAGGAACAAACGACTCTTTCCTTGGGGCTGCAGAGCTGGCGTCTGCCTCCATCAGTAACACGATGTTTATTAGCCTCCTTAGGGCTCTTAGAGAATAAAACTCCAGCTCCCGGGCCCCAGCGGTTACTGTGTAAGTAGAGGGGGCTGTGTTATGCTCTCCTCTATGGTCTGGCACCGCCCTTttggagctggagctggaggTTAACAGCACAGATGACCACAGGGTTGTTGGGGGAAGGTTGCTCTTGTGTTTCAAGATCAGTTATTTTTGGCTGAGAAAAGATGGCTGATGCCCAGCCAGGGCAGGCGGCCTGAAACTGTCCTCAGTGGGAGGCCTGCCAGGACCCAGCCGAGATGGCCGAGGTGAGGGAACGGGGCTGAGAGCAACGTCTGGTTGGCGAAAGGTCCACTAGTGAGCGTCATGTGGGGCTCGGGGGGCCCATGCTTCTGGTGCGGATGGGGAGTGGCCAAGGAGAGAACGAAGATGACAGAAGGAGGTAGGAGAGGACCTCCTAGGAAGACTTACAGGTGTTCAGCTTCCGTTAGAAGAGATGACATTGACTAAACACGCTTACTTTCTTCAGAAACCCGAGAGACTTCCACAACAAGACGTTGGCATATTATTCTGACGGCCGAATTAAGAGAAAGCCGAATTAAGAGAAAGCCACTGCACCCGCAGGCAGTGTGGATTTTTGTGGCCTCTTCATTCACCCTGCAGCAGAGTGGTGGATGCAGACTGACCAGTGACAGCATCTGTGTGCTGAATGGGGCCCTCagcatgttttatgtatttattttttcagctgcatcgtgtggcttgtgggaatcttagtttcctgagcaggaatcgaacccacgcttctggcattggaagcacagagtcttaaccgctggaccaccggGGCATTTTAGAagtaaggaaaggaaggaggactCTCCCAGGTGTCTGAGTGATGGGgccaggcctccgggccagaggGCCAGCTGCACCCTCTGAGTTCCTTGTGTCTGCTGCTGAATCATGGTTCTGAACTGTCCAGAGCAGAGGAATCCTTGCTGGATACAAAAGCACTCCACCCCGAGGGAAAACACTGATGGATTTTATAACTTGATAATAAAGCTCTCTCCGGGGAGAATGCCCTCCCAGAGGTAGgagattaattttatcttttggtttttttggctgctTCTCTTCCCCTGTGTCTTACCCATTCTTTTCTATGACTTGCTCAACGAAGGGCAAAGAGGTTTTCTAGAAAGCACCAAACCCTTGAGGCCTTTGAtttcagagcaggaaaaaaatggcCCCGGGCTGAGGGCAAGCTCACAGGAGCCTGCCAAAAGAGGGTTCAACCTCTTGCCTGCTCCCCTGAACCCCAGGATCAACCCAGAGGACACACGGCATGATGGTACCTCCAGCCCCGCACCCTGGAGGAGACGCCGTCTCGTGTCCAAGCAGCGTGGCCCCCGAGGTTCCTGGGAAAGTGGCAGAGCTGTGTCTAGCTGGTCTGCAATACACACCCCTGAGCTGGCCAGGCCCCCTTCCGTAATCTGCTGTCTCCACACCCTTAGGAGTTAGCTCAGTCTGAAATAGACTaaaaggaggagggggaaatGATGTGGACACTCAGACTCCTTTCAACCCCAAGAGTCTGCCTCGTGACCTCGGTGACTGCAGGAGGGAAGGGAACTGCGGGTGGCGAGCAATCACCATTCTGATGGAATGTAAAACTACATTCTGTAAAACTACACCAACAAACCAGGACAAACGTCACACCAAGGTCTTGCATCACAGGATGTTTACATAATATAATGCCCATGGCAGACAGATACCAAATACCACAAAGTACCTGAgacaaaaaaaacagaaagaaaggaaggaggggaggagggagaagaataGAAAGGAGCCTGGAGTCCTGGCACGCAGAGATCTGAGGGCCCAGGCAGTTTCTTGGTAGAGGGGTGGCCGCACGTGAGTGTCCAGTGGCCTCTGTGTCACATCTCAGCCTCTGAAGAGCAGATCTCCTCGGCCACAGAGATGGCAATCCCGATGGCCAGGCTGCCATTGTCGGAGAAGTGCTGGGCCAGCGAGGTGTTAATGACGAGGCAGTCCCCGTTGGTGATGACCGAGTCCACGCACTCCAGGACAGACCGGGGTGTGGCCTCCCACTTGAGACACCGGTGGTTTCTGTTGAGCTCCAGGCGATAGGTGAAGCTGTCAGCCTGGGTGGGGGTCCCGATCAGCATCATGGTGGCGAAGAACTGGGGGTGCCCTGCGTGCCTCTCCTGTTTCCTGAGCACCAGCAGGAAGTGGTGGCCGAAGCAGGAGTGGATGATGAGCCAGTCGGCCGGCGCCGGGAGGTGCATGTCCGTGGCCAGGAAGACAATGTCGGCCCCCTGGAGGATGTCCACCCTGTGCATCTGCCGCAGGTGGGGCACCACCACCTCCAGGTGGCCCTCCCACTGGCAGGAGAACAAGGGGCACAGGCAGGGCATCACCTGTGCGGCGGGCGGCCCCGCCTCCTGGTGGTGCAGGTGGTGGGGCCGGGCGTGGTGGCAGAGGCGGTGACGGGGCTGGAGCGGGCAGTGGTGTTGGCAGTGGCGGTGGGGGGCATGCGGAAGCGGGTAGCTGCTGGGCTCCGGGGCGCTCTGAGTGACGGCGTGTCTGCTGGACACATACTGTAAGAGATGGAGAAGAGCCTTAGTGGGTTCGTGGCTGTGAGATCAGCCTCTCTGGCTGAGGACCacccaccgccccccgcccccccccaccaacCCCCAGGTTCAGAGTGTGGAAAGCAAACTCTTCAATACAGGTGATGAcgtgcagttgctcagtctgactctttgagagcccgtggactgtagcccaccaggctcctatgtccatgggattttccaggcatcaatactggagtgggttgccctttccctcTCCAACTGATACAGGTAGACAAAAGCTTTATttcgtggaaaaaaaaaagagagagagagaaccgcCAGACTGTTTTCTGAAATGGCAgcacattttacattcccatcagccaAGTAAGAGGGTTCCGATTTCTCCATGTCCTTGTCAACACTTATTATTATCTGTTTTGACAAATAGGTTAATGAGACTGAATTCATTGTTTTGCATGTTTTGCCAAATTTAGATGCTGAAACATCTGTACATCTGCGTGTCATTTCAGTAGAGAATGTAAATTTACCCAATTGAAAACagaacctccttcaaaagattcCTCCTGCAAGAAGAAACTTTTCAAATGTATTAgtatattaccaaaaaaaaaaaaaaaaaaaaaaaacaacttaaaaaaaatgagggaCATGGTGGATGTCTTGGGTGGTTGAGATTCTGGAAACTCAGTCCAAGAAAATGCAATATTTATGCCTTTCTGATTCTTTAATAAGATACTCAAACAGGCAATTTTCCCCTTTGAATAGCATGCATTATGATGGTCATAAGTAACAAAGAAAtcaatttttctgttcttttttgatATTGTTGATATTTTTGTGCAGGGACTGGAGGTCAATGtattcccccccccccattttatcATTACTGATATTTTTAGAACAAAATTTCGGTAAATACCGATTTGTCCTTCCAGTGCTGCCAGGGATTGGTACTATCTGGGGTGCCCTTCTGGGTTGTAAAACAACCATGGCACGCAGAGCTCACTGTGTGCCACTGGACTGTGGTCCCCAGGAAGGGCGTCTCAGCTGTGACTCCTGGGACTTGGCTCTACCAGGCACACTTCTGACCTGCTTTAGACTCATTGTTAAAGAACAACTTGCCAGGGGCTCACCaccaggcttcctaggtggcactggtggtaaagaacccacctgccgacaCAGGGACACGTTAAGAGATGCGgattgatcactgggttgggaagatcccctggagaagggcatggccacccactccagtattcttgcctggagaatcccatggacagagcctggtgtgctaccgtccataaggttacaaagagttggacacgactgaagtgactcagcaagcACACACGCAGTATTGATATAAAATCAAAGGAAGGAGGGAGTTAGGAAGAAACACCAGAgcctccctttctcccctccctccagcctcctgcCGGTGCCTCCTGTTGGCTGAATGTAATCAGAAGGAAGCCTGGGAGATGCACTCAGCCAGGGTCAGCTCCCCTTGGAAATGTGCTTGTGAAGAGGGAATGTCCACCTGCATGCAGatgtctcagttttctcctttgtGATGTTCCTTGATCCCACCATGCTGGGCTTCCTCAGCTGGGCTTTGATAAGGCCGGTGAGGGGGAGGTAGGGAGGGCTGATACCTGTCCACAATCATTAAGCCGTCTGATGAAAATGTATATACCAGCTGACACATGCACCGCCTGGGCACGGGCTGAGAATACTGAACAGGGTACGATCCCTGCTCCCGTCTCAGAGGCTCACTGTGCTTAGTGTAACATAACACAGTGCAAGGATGCAGGATGCCGGGAGGGACTCTGAGCGTGCAGATTAGGGGCGGTAGCTGTTCTGGTCAGTGCAAAGCGCTGTCTACCCTTGGTGAAGCAGGAAGGGCAATGCTCTAACAAAACGGGCAAAAGGTTTGTGAGTAACAGGTTCCAAGGAGCTGGATCTGAAAGAACATGGGATGTTTAAGAAATGAGAAGTTCCAAGTGGCTGTTGCTAGGGGATCTGGCAGAGATGGCGAGGAGCAGGGCCAGAGAGCAGTCGGACCATGTTGCCAAAAAGTGGGCAGGGAGGTGGCACCCAGCCCTAGGGGCAATCAGTAGGAGGGCCCAAGGGCTTTAGGGAGCCGCCTCAGGCAGTGCGATGCCCCAAGCCCAGCGGTAGAGCTCGCACTCAAGATGGGACCACAGTGGAGTCCTGGCACTTGTCCAACCCCTGGACTCGAGCCATGATCGTTCCAGGGAgactctccccttccttccttctggccTCATCTTCCCCTGGCCTTCCCATTGTTTAATTGCTGCAGGGTAACAAAGCCGCCAGGGGTGTATTCCAGAGTGAATGACTATGCAAATACATCGTAAACTCGCAGAGACTCCTGAGCTTGCTTACTCTGCCCTGGGAAGGCGCTGAGAATAAACACAGCCttaatcttttatttcttcctgctcCTTCTCCTGATGCAATATATGTTTCATTTATATACACGATCTTCGGGGTGAGCGAGGTCACAGGGCCG contains the following coding sequences:
- the SIAH3 gene encoding seven in absentia homolog 3, whose product is MLFFTQCFGAVLDLIHLRFQHNKAKRVFAAAGQLVCVVNPTHNLKYVSSRHAVTQSAPEPSSYPLPHAPHRHCQHHCPLQPRHRLCHHARPHHLHHQEAGPPAAQVMPCLCPLFSCQWEGHLEVVVPHLRQMHRVDILQGADIVFLATDMHLPAPADWLIIHSCFGHHFLLVLRKQERHAGHPQFFATMMLIGTPTQADSFTYRLELNRNHRCLKWEATPRSVLECVDSVITNGDCLVINTSLAQHFSDNGSLAIGIAISVAEEICSSEAEM